One window of Salminus brasiliensis chromosome 16, fSalBra1.hap2, whole genome shotgun sequence genomic DNA carries:
- the tmem126a gene encoding transmembrane protein 126A has protein sequence MSLQDTGQTQLVPRNDVIKMISRKFEMLPEADRNVLMYGSLYLSANSALVGLIANSFCRRALNVTQARYTSSLPMAVLPFLTTAALYNGAVSNRLLSGDLDCPMCAITRGALVGLIGGGIYPFFLALPVNAGLATLYKSSPMPDRGNLRNLLNFTKNLAKPFANRVWALLVVQTLFGTYLSSKHVDLYHKMLRLPESEDLED, from the exons ATGTCACTGCAAGACACAGGCCAAACCCAGCTGGTCCCCCGAAATGATGTTATTAAAATGATCAGCAGAAAATTTGAGATGTTACCAGAGGCTGACAG GAACGTACTTATGTATGGCTCATTGTATTTGAGTGCCAACTCCGCATTGGTGGGTCTGATTGCCAATAGTTTTTGTCGACGTGCACTCAATGTCACCCAAGCACGATACACCTCAAGTCTTCCTATGGCTGTTCTCCCTTTTCTGACAACTGCAGCATTATACAACGGAGCTGTCAGTAATCGTTTGCTATCAG GAGACTTGGACTGCCCAATGTGTGCCATCACTAGAGGTGCTTTAGTGGGTTTGATTGGTGGTGGCATATACCCCTTCTTTTTGGCATTACCTGTGAACGCTGGACTTGCAACCTT GTACAAAAGCAGTCCAATGCCAGATAGGGGaaacttgagaaacttgctAAACTTCACGAAAAACCTGGCCAAACCCTTTGCAAACCGAGTGTGGGCTTTACTGGTAGTACAAACTTTGTTTGGTACTTATCTGAGTTCGAAGCACGTTGACCTCTATCACAAGATGCTGCGATTACCAGAGAGCGAAGACCTTGAGGATTAA
- the crebzf gene encoding uncharacterized protein crebzf encodes MITRKRGRVVSNGADATFTSDLQECDHPFITSGSGINVQTSPESDSNDWGLDDLLRSDFSWALDSDDFAAFPDVGMQDPVLNAEGTTDQTSDVPASQSRGSAQRQKMQELSSGINKNAMAARMNRLKKKEYLHGLEQRVGSLTSENRHLKQENSNLNKRVEELENETRYLRAVLANESMLAQLLSRLSGVNGMKFSTSLFQEPNENDHDYAMPRKRVKVEDKGAAGGVCLHVDKDHVSVEFCTKCAESASSSLKIFLPGAWSALRDEWVSEHP; translated from the exons ATGATCACCAGGAAAAGAGGAAGAGTAGTCAGTAACGGCGCAGACGCCACATTTACAAGTGATTTACAAGAATGTGATCATCCCTTCATCACTTCTGGAAGTGGCATAAATGTACAAACCTCACCAGAAAGTGATTCGAATGACTGGGGACTGGATGACCTGTTAAGGTCTGACTTCAGCTGGGCCTTAGACAGTGATGACTTCGCAGCCTTTCCAGACGTTGGAATGCAAGATCCCGTTCTAAATGCAGAAGGGACTACGGACCAGACATCTGATGTGCCTGCTTCCCAAAGCAGAGGTTCGGCGCAGAGGCAGAAAATGCAAGAGCTTTCTAGTGGCATCAACAAGAATGCCATGGCGGCGAGAATGAATCGGCTAAAGAAGAAAGAGTATCTGCATGGCTTAGAGCAGCGTGTGGGATCATTGACGTCAGAAAACCGGCATCTTAAGCAGGAGAACAGCAATCTTAACAAGCGTGTGGAAGAATTGGAGAATGAGACTAGGTACTTGAGAGCTGTGTTGGCCAATGAGAGCATGTTGGCTCAGCTGTTGTCCAGATTAAGCGGTGTGAACGGCATGAAATTCTCTACCTCGCTTTTCCAGGAGCCCAATGAGAATGACCACGATTATGCCATGCCAAGGAAGAGAGTGAAGGTGGAGGACAAAGGTGCAGCAGGCGGTGTCTGTCTGCACGTGGACAAAGACCACGTCTCTGTGGAATTctgcactaaatgtgcagaGAGTGCAAGCTCTTCGCTTAAAAT TTTTCTTCCAGGTGCTTGGTCTGCCCTGCGGGATGAGTGGGTCTCAGAACATCCATGA